One genomic region from Natrinema caseinilyticum encodes:
- the ddh gene encoding D-2-hydroxyacid dehydrogenase, producing the protein MQIELERIGVHETVGSIFPPEKLVEYLADLPLEVAVIGDDEIAACDAVVTREDREAFLDLHWIHSTQAGVDRFSFDTLSEHDVVLTNSTGIHDRTVGEMVAGYLLMFARRLHDHVANQQARRWDRPEWDEAFTLPGSTACVVGTGTLGQGVAETLGGLGVRVTGVHRSADPVPGFDAVFATDDLFEAIGDADFVILTVPLTDETHHLFDAEAFAAMRPDAYFVNVARGSVVDEPALIDALEAGDLAGAALDVFEEEPLPEESPLWEMDEVIVTPHCAAYTRDYFRDVGDIVRENVSRLETGEDVMNRVV; encoded by the coding sequence ATGCAAATAGAACTCGAGCGAATCGGCGTCCACGAAACCGTCGGCAGCATCTTTCCGCCGGAGAAACTCGTCGAGTACCTCGCGGACCTGCCGCTCGAGGTCGCGGTGATCGGTGACGACGAAATCGCCGCGTGCGACGCGGTCGTCACCCGCGAGGACCGCGAGGCCTTTCTCGATCTGCACTGGATTCACTCGACGCAGGCGGGCGTCGACCGCTTCTCGTTCGACACGCTCTCCGAACACGACGTCGTTCTCACGAACAGTACCGGCATCCACGATCGGACCGTCGGCGAGATGGTCGCGGGCTACCTGCTCATGTTCGCCCGGCGGTTGCACGATCACGTCGCGAACCAGCAGGCGCGGCGATGGGACCGTCCGGAGTGGGACGAGGCGTTCACGCTCCCGGGATCGACGGCTTGCGTCGTCGGCACCGGGACCCTCGGTCAGGGCGTCGCGGAAACGCTCGGCGGGCTCGGCGTTCGCGTGACCGGCGTCCACCGGTCCGCCGACCCGGTCCCCGGATTCGACGCCGTCTTCGCGACCGACGATCTGTTCGAGGCGATCGGCGACGCCGATTTCGTGATCCTCACCGTGCCGCTGACCGACGAAACCCACCACCTCTTCGACGCCGAGGCGTTCGCGGCGATGCGACCCGACGCGTACTTCGTCAACGTCGCCCGCGGTTCGGTCGTCGACGAACCGGCGCTGATCGACGCACTCGAGGCCGGCGATCTCGCGGGGGCGGCCCTGGACGTCTTCGAGGAGGAACCGCTTCCCGAGGAGTCGCCGCTGTGGGAGATGGACGAGGTGATCGTCACGCCACACTGTGCGGCCTACACGCGGGACTACTTCCGCGACGTCGGCGATATCGTCCGCGAGAACGTCTCGCGACTCGAGACCGGCGAGGACGTGATGAACCGGGTCGTGTGA
- a CDS encoding NUDIX domain-containing protein encodes MSDAPDAGRDGNGSDESDASHVVTAFLRNRAAVLLLCRSDSVGTYAGQWGGVSGFAEGRPDEQVFAEIREETGLESDAVSLVRSGRPVAFEDPALAREWVVHPYLVDCETREIDLSEEHDAFEWVPPTELLESVGDRETVPELWTAYERVAPTVRSITADDEHGAASLSVRALEVLRDRAGLLVAERAQGETTASTPSGEAKARETAPDPADEWEELAELAGRLLEARPSMAVLRNRVNRTMAAADGPDVGAPAVLEASLSGIDRALAADEDAATNAAERLEGSIATLSRSGTVLEAVREGEPSRAYVAESRPAREGIDVAERLAETTDSAVTVHTDAAAAHVLANEAIDRVVVGADTVLPDGSVVNKTGTRALSIAADREGIPVSVVAATDKISTREAVNIESGDRAAVYDGDAPVDVLNPTFDVTPADCVTEVVTERGALDPADIDAVAGELRGLEEWREYYSSL; translated from the coding sequence ATGAGCGACGCACCGGACGCGGGTCGCGACGGGAACGGGAGCGACGAATCGGATGCGAGTCACGTCGTCACCGCCTTCCTTCGAAATCGCGCCGCCGTGTTGCTGCTGTGTCGCAGCGATTCGGTCGGGACCTACGCGGGCCAGTGGGGTGGCGTGTCCGGCTTCGCGGAGGGACGGCCGGACGAACAGGTCTTCGCCGAAATCCGCGAGGAAACGGGACTCGAGTCCGACGCCGTCTCGCTCGTTCGGTCCGGACGCCCCGTCGCGTTCGAGGACCCGGCGCTCGCGCGCGAGTGGGTCGTCCATCCGTACCTCGTCGACTGCGAGACTCGCGAGATCGATCTGAGCGAGGAACACGACGCCTTCGAGTGGGTCCCGCCGACGGAACTGCTGGAGTCGGTCGGGGACCGGGAGACGGTGCCGGAGCTCTGGACCGCTTACGAGCGCGTCGCGCCCACCGTTCGGTCGATCACGGCCGACGACGAACACGGCGCGGCGTCTCTCTCCGTGCGCGCGCTCGAGGTCCTGCGCGATCGGGCCGGATTGCTCGTCGCGGAACGAGCCCAGGGTGAGACGACGGCGTCGACACCGAGCGGCGAAGCGAAGGCCCGCGAGACGGCCCCCGATCCGGCGGACGAGTGGGAAGAACTCGCCGAACTGGCCGGACGATTGCTCGAGGCACGCCCGTCCATGGCGGTCCTCCGAAATCGCGTCAATCGGACGATGGCGGCCGCGGACGGACCGGACGTGGGCGCGCCGGCGGTCCTCGAGGCCTCCCTCTCGGGGATCGACCGCGCGCTGGCGGCCGACGAGGACGCCGCGACCAACGCGGCCGAGCGCCTCGAGGGGAGCATCGCGACGCTCTCGCGGTCGGGAACGGTCCTCGAGGCGGTACGCGAGGGAGAGCCGTCGCGTGCGTACGTCGCCGAATCGCGGCCCGCTCGCGAGGGCATCGACGTCGCGGAACGGCTGGCCGAAACGACCGACAGCGCGGTGACGGTCCATACCGACGCCGCGGCCGCCCACGTCCTCGCGAACGAGGCGATCGACCGCGTCGTCGTCGGTGCGGATACCGTCCTGCCCGACGGGTCCGTGGTGAACAAGACCGGAACGCGGGCGCTTTCGATCGCCGCCGACCGCGAGGGGATCCCGGTCTCGGTCGTGGCCGCCACGGACAAGATCTCGACCCGCGAGGCCGTGAACATAGAGTCCGGCGACCGGGCCGCGGTCTACGACGGTGACGCGCCAGTCGACGTGCTCAATCCGACCTTCGACGTGACGCCCGCCGACTGCGTCACCGAGGTCGTGACCGAGCGCGGCGCGCTCGATCCGGCCGATATCGATGCGGTGGCCGGGGAACTGCGCGGGCTCGAGGAGTGGCGCGAGTACTATAGTAGTCTTTGA
- a CDS encoding pyridoxamine 5'-phosphate oxidase family protein, producing MAKITGAWTERQLEAFLDESRIPIRLSTQRGDGSMWMVALWYQYRDGSFECATWANADVVRFLRSDAEVAFEISTNHPPYRGVRGNGTAAMSPDRNKETLRALIERYLGGTDSSLAEWLLRDARDEIRIRIQPNEMYSWDYTDRMRDLSSPTA from the coding sequence TCTCGACGAGTCACGGATTCCGATTCGCCTCTCGACACAGCGGGGAGACGGGTCCATGTGGATGGTTGCGCTGTGGTATCAGTATCGGGACGGTTCGTTCGAGTGTGCGACGTGGGCGAACGCCGACGTCGTCCGCTTCCTCCGAAGCGACGCGGAGGTCGCGTTCGAAATTTCGACGAACCATCCGCCGTATCGGGGCGTCAGAGGGAACGGCACTGCCGCCATGTCCCCGGACAGGAACAAGGAGACGCTGCGGGCCCTCATCGAACGCTATCTCGGGGGAACCGATTCCTCCCTCGCCGAGTGGCTGTTACGCGACGCGCGCGACGAGATCCGCATTCGAATTCAGCCCAACGAAATGTACAGTTGGGACTACACCGACCGGATGCGTGACCTCTCGAGTCCGACCGCCTGA